Proteins found in one Fusarium oxysporum Fo47 chromosome V, complete sequence genomic segment:
- a CDS encoding major facilitator superfamily domain-containing protein, with product MVSSLTGNEWLDATFGLPDNKNPLKFSRRKQAQVVAAGIAIIANSALGSSLPSGATSDIAKAFSVTNRLQLVLLNSLYMLGFAIGPLIFGPLSEHLGRRPVLIGTYLGYMIFTLCCAVSPNFTALLIFRLFCGVAAAAPNAVVGPLFADIFDRPGPRGKATAYYMCATAMVPPLGPIISGYATRHSWRLTFWVGLGISGVFLPLVFCLPETYAPIIRKKYRVDPEVAEKQQPSLAQELKTIFARPFVMAAREPVVLFTSLYLALVYATLYLFFQAYPIIFQGVYQLSSGEVGLTFLPITAGSIVALGLFLGYSSYHSSAMKAGAAWANKIEYRRLPLACAGGPLIIASLFWLGWTSYSDIHPAVASLSGLLFGAGYLVEFMALLNYITDAYRQYSASAQAASSTMRSITAVVLPLAAPSMYENLGIQWACSLLGFFTLVLACIPFVFIRYGEVLRKRSPFCQKLSTAAGPVVSL from the exons ATGGTCTCATCACTCACAGGGAATGAGTGGCTGGATGCCACATTTGGACTACCAGATAACAAGAACCCTCTCAAGTTCTCTCGA CGCAAACAAGCACAAGTCGTAGCTGCAGGCATTGCAATTATCGCAAATAGCGCTCTTGGCTCTTCATTGCCGTCCGGAGCGACGAGCGATATTGCTAAAGCATTCTCAGTTACTAATCGCCTACAGCTAGTCCTGCTTAATTCCCTTTATATGCTTGGATTTGCCATTGGCCCCCTGATATTCGGCCCCCTCAGCGAACATCTTGGGCGCCGTCCTGTACTTATTGGCACGTACCTTGGCTACATGATCTTCACCCTATGCTGTGCCGTGAGCCCTAACTTTACTGCGTTGTTGATATTCCGCCTTTTCTGTGGTGTCGCAGCCGCAGCCCCAAACGCTGTTGTTGGCCCTCTTTTCGCGGACATCTTCGACCGTCCCGGACCAAGAGGCAAAGCAACAGCATATTATATGTGCGCTACAGCCATGGTGCCTCCATTGGGGCCTATCATCTCTGGATACGCCACCAGACATTCCTGGCGCTTGACCTTCTGGGTCGGGCTGGGGATTTCGGGCGTCTTCTTGCCGCTCGTGTTTTGTCTACCGGAGACCTATGCTCCCATCATCAGGAAAAAGTACCGTGTTGATCCCGAGGTTGCAGAGAAGCAACAGCCGAGCCTTGCACAAGAGCTCAAGACTATCTTCGCAAGACCGTTCGTCATGGCCGCACGTGAACCAGTCGTTCTTTTTACATCTCTCTATCTGGCTCTTGTGTATGCGACTTTGTATCTGTTCTTCCAAGCATATCCAATCATATTCCAAG GGGTGTACCAACTATCATCTGGTGAAGTTGGATTGACCTTTCTACCAA TCACAGCAGGCTCGATAGTTGCTCTAGGGCTTTTCCTCGGGTATAGCTCCTACCACTCTTCAGCAATGAAAGCGGGCGCCGCTTGGGCGAATAAGATCGAGTATCGCCGTCTACCTCTAGCTTGTGCTGGAGGCCCATT AATCATCGCGTCCCTGTTCTGGCTTGGATGGACGTCATACTCAGATATTCACCCGGCCGTAGCGTCCCTGTCGGGACTTCTCTTCGGCGCTGGTTACTTAGTGGAATTTATGGCATTACTGAACTACATCACCGATGCCTACAGGCAGTATTCTGCATCTGCCCAGGCCGCATCGAGTACGATGCGGTCGATAACCGCGGTAGTCTTGCCACTTGCTGCACCCTCAATGTACGAGAACTTGGGGATTCAATGGGCGTGTTCTCTGCTTGGTTTCTTTACTTTGGTGCTCGCGTGCATTCCTTTCGTGTTCATCAGGTACGGTGAGGTTCTGAGGAAACGAAGTCCTTTCTGCCAAAAGCTGTCAACAGCAGCGGGCCCAGTGGTCTCgttataa
- a CDS encoding aminotransferase — MPVETSPAPLDASKLEINALANPKAVPDANSEDLMSLKASTDRMITATWTAKNGWTNPQVIPYGPIALMPSASALQYATQCFEGMKLFRGHDARLRLFRPLYNCERMLKSATRISLPAFDPRELLKLIHKLCELEAPKWLSKDKPGSALYLRPTMIGSDSSLGFKVPDEAQLYIFMVYWPAPKPVVMSGGAASQTGTRLLASSESAVRAWPGGTGAAKVGGNYGSALAEHALARKQGYDQVLWLFGPDRLITEAGSTNIFVLWRMSSGALQIATSPLDKDGLILAGNTRRSIIELAKEMFSAEAASPQLWCEVLERKITMAEVQAASREGRLVGIFVVGTAFWIQEVSEIFFNGESIMVSMGATPHVSLLRERMKEIMFGERESDWIDIVQESD, encoded by the exons ATGCCTG TCGAAACTTCTCCTGCGCCTTTGGACGCgtccaagcttgagatcaATGCCCTCGCCAACCCCAAGGCCGTTCCAGATGCAAACAGCGAGGACCTCATGAGCCTCAAGGCATCCACAGATCGCATGATCACGGCGACTTGGACTGCTAAAAATGGTTGGACGAACCCTCAAGTGATTCCCTACGGCCCAATCGCCCTCATGCCCTCTGCAAGCGCCTTGCAGTATGCGACCCAGTGCTTCGAAGGCATGAAGCTCTTCCGCGGCCACGATGCCCGTCTTCGCCTTTTCCGGCCCCTTTATAACTGCGAGCGGATGCTCAAGTCTGCCACACGCATCTCGCTCCCGGCGTTCGATCCTCGTGAACTTCTCAAGTTGATCCACAAGCTCTGCGAGCTCGAGGCGCCGAAATGGCTGTCCAAGGACAAGCCTGGGTCGGCACTATATCTCAGGCCGACCATGATCGGATCGGATTCGAGCCTGGGCTTCAAGGTCCCGGACGAGGCGCAACTGTATATCTTCATGGTGTACTGGCCGGCGCCGAAGCCTGTCGTTATGAGTGGCGGCGCTGCGTCTCAGACCGGGACGCGGCTGCTGGCGAGCAGCGAGTCTGCCGTCAGAGCGTGGCCTGGTGGCACAGGAGCAGCGAAGGTGGGAGGCAACTATGGATCGGCGCTTGCAGAGCATGCTCTGGCTAGGAAGCAGGGTTATGACCAGGTGCTTTGGCTGTTTGGGCCTGATCGTCTGATTACGGAGGCGGGGTCAACAAACATTTTTGTATTATGGAGAATGTCCTCTGGAGCTTTACAAATCGCCACCTCCCCTCTAGACAAGGACGGCCTAATCCTTGCTGGGAATACGAGGCGCAGCATCATCGAACTCGCAAAAGAGATGTTTTCTGCTGAGGCGGCGAGTCCGCAATTGTGGTGTGAGGTGCTTGAAAGGAAGATCACGATGGCCGAAGTGCAGGCAGCCTCGCGGGAGGGCAGACTGGTGGGTATATTTGTCGTTGGGACGGCATTCTGGATCCAGGAAGTCAGtgagatcttcttcaacggGGAAAGCATTATGGTCAGCATGGGTGCGACGCCACATGTGTCACTGCTGAGGGAGCGAATGAAGGAGATCATGTTTGGAGAGAGGGAGAGCGATTGGATAGATATCGTTCAAGAATCAGACTAA
- a CDS encoding Alpha/beta hydrolase family-domain-containing protein, translating to MASSFRMVQHIVNGCHTRDHRAATANGDDDTPKLSVKQYIPLDNSTPKPGDLTIIAAHANGFPKEMYEPLWDDIYQCASQTGIRIRSIWIADMWNQGQSGALNEKILGNDPSWSDNARDIMNLINQKQDSMPHPIVGIGHTHPRLLRSLVLLDPVIQIPNGSIPPAISSTARRDIWPSREAAAARFRGSKFFQAWDPRVLDRWIEHGLRQVPTELHPAQGTEKDERVTLTTSKHQELFTFLRPTDREVPGEEYLDKDPVADEEYPGYPFYRPEPLQVFRRLPDLRPSVLYIFGETSELSPLEQREAKMARTGTGVGGSGGAAAGRVKQIVLDCGHLVAMERVTECADAIIGFLGSELERWQQEKEEFEKYWKKKSRKEQITIDENWANKVNPNATRAGRTKL from the exons ATGGCGTCATCATTTCGAATGGTACAGCACATTGTCAATGGCTGTCACACTCGGGATCACAGAGCAGCGACTGCCAATGGCGACGACGACACGCCGAAGCTGTCGGTGAAGCAGTACATCCCTTTAGACAACTCGACACCAAAGCCGGGAGATCTCACGATCATCGCAGCTCATGCAAATGGATTTCCCAAA GAAATGTATGAGCCACTCTGGGATGACATTTACCAATGTGCCTCCCAAACTGGTATACGCATTCGATCAATCTGGATCGCAGATATGTGGAACCAGGGCCAATCTGGCGCCTTGAATGAGAAGATACTCGGGAATGACC CGAGTTGGTCCGATAATGCAAGAGATATAATGAACTTGATTAACCAGAAGCAAGACTCAATGCCTCATCCTATCGTTGGAATAGGTCACA CCCATCCACGGCTTCTGAGGtcccttgtccttcttgaccCCGTCATCCAGATTCCAAACGGTAGCATTCCGCCGGCAATCTCATCCACTGCCCGCCGTGATATTTGGCCGTCGAGAGAAGCGGCCGCAGCGCGATTCCGAGGGAGCAAGTTTTTCCAGGCATGGGATCCCCGTGTTCTGGACCGCTGGATTGAGCATGGTCTTCGACAGGTGCCAACAGAGCTTCACCCCGCTCAAGGCACCGAGAAAGACGAACGTGTCACGCTCACAACTTCAAAGCATCAAGAATTATTCACCTTTCTCAGACCTACAGACCGCGAGGTTCCCGGTGAAGAATACTTAGATAAGGACCCAGTTGCAGACGAAGAGTATCCCGGGTATCCCTTCTATCGCCCTGAACCGCTCCAGGTCTTTCGTCGCTTACCGGACCTCCGTCCCAGCGTGCTCTATATCTTTGGGGAGACTTCAGAGCTATCGCCGCTGGAACAGCGCGAGGCTAAGATGGCGAGAACCGGTACTGGAGTTGGTGGCAGTGGcggtgctgctgctggccgAGTCAAACAGATTGTTCTTGACTGCGGTCATCTGGTTGCTATGGAAAGAGTTACTGAGTGTGCCGATGCCATCATCGGATTTCTTGGAAGTGAGCTTGAGAGGTGGCagcaagaaaaagaagagttCGAGAAGTACTGGAAGAAGAAATCGAGAAAGGAGCAGATTACGATTGATGAGAACTGGGCTAATAAGGTAAACCCAAATGCTACGCGAGCTGGGAGGACCAAGCTTTGA
- a CDS encoding uncharacterized protein (domain of unknown function-domain containing protein), producing MTSLFVMLAMPAKTLVLWVSSIIFIDQEAKAQNEVNNGPLRLLDISDHKDDSSNIEKFKKLRESASPVETSALDSFFDQLPPIPLSHLVGSWNGGFFDTGHPNGDFMKDISWIGKDFFSVDHVDPVIVERGGKRQSWGKWGLASLKEIVFRGQVTSAMVYDDQPVIDYFRFVDDKTVAGIMEGKKLDGPFHFYLTRP from the exons ATGACAAGCCTCTTCGTCATGTTGGCGATGCCCGCAAAGACTCTTGTTCTGTGGGTATCT AGCATAATCTTCATTGaccaagaagccaaagctcAGAATGAGGTGAATAACGGTCCCTTACGCTTGCTAGACATTTCTGACCACAAGGATGACAGTAGCAACATTGAAAAGTTCAAGAAGTTGAGGGAATCTGCCTCTCCAGTTGAGACATCTGCCCTCGACTCGTTTTTTGATCAGTTGCCCCCTATCCCGCTATCACATTTGGTCGGTAGTTGGAATGGTGGGTTCTTCGACACAGGCCACCCGAACGGAGACTTCATGAAAGACATTTCCTGGATTGGCAAAGACTTCTTCTCCGTCGATCACGTCGATCCTGTGATCGTGGAACGTGGCGGCAAGAGACAGAGCTGGGGAAAATGGGGCCTTGCGAGC TTGAAAGAAATCGTCTTCCGAGGCCAAGTGACCTCTGCCATGGTATATGACGATCAACCAGTGATCGATTACTTTCGATTTGTGGACGATAAAACCGTGGCCGGGATCATGGAGGGCAAAAAGCTGGACGGACCGTTCCACTTCTACCTCACCCGGCCTTGA
- a CDS encoding permease for cytosine/purines, uracil, thiamine, allantoin-domain-containing protein has translation MASLLSKAHDRLLVKKHCADGTTEPANFLDNDSIRPTPVKDRTWTSITYSAFWFAATANVSNLYAASTGQSAGLSMWEALACSLGGQLLAGCLMALNGRAGALYRIPFPVACRASFGTWGALWPTFNRAVMSIVWNGVNAVQGAQCLYVFLHAIFPSIANIPDIMGSKSALNSAQMLCFFLYWLINCAFLFVPVPRMRKLVHIKVAVYFAATIAFVAWTLSLSGSVRKTLTEPSTVKGSEKSWLILKFFFLGLASCGTFISNASDLQRYASKPNDVIAGQVFSFPMSNFLVGVFGNLIAAASKGIFGEVIWNPLTTLDMLMQGDRHTSANRAGCALISFAYVYSTVFSAIFENSIPAGNDIAALMPKYITVKRGFFICAVISYAICPWYLLSSAAVFINFLSSYQIFLSAITGILICDYYFLRRGLFDIPMLYSGHKDSTYHFFHGFNLRAFAVYLIAVAPNFYGFLYQMGVSAPLGIQRFYYVAYPVGLFLAFGSFWLINTLFPSKNIPKVSGWHEPRDFVETHDGTFVNVVIDSSDAASGDQEMGNAQKSATEKY, from the exons ATGgcttctctcctctccaaaGCCCACGACCGTCTCCTCGTAAAGAAACACTGCGCAGACGGAACAACCGAACCAGCCAATTTCCTCGACAATGACTCCATCCGCCCAACCCCCGTCAAGGACCGGACCTGGACGTCCATCACATACTCTGCCTTTTGGTTCGCCGCCACAGCAAACGTGAGCAATCTTTACGCGGCCTCTACCGGTCAATCTGCCGGTCTCAGCATGTGGGAGGCTCTGGCCTGCTCGCTTGGTGGCCAGTTGCTCGCTGGTTGTCTCATGGCGCTGAATGGTCGTGCTGGTGCATTGTATAGAATTCCTTTCCCTGTTGCGTGTCGAGCGAGCTTTGGGACTTGGGGGGCGTTGTGGCCGACTTTTAATCGTGCTGTGATGTCGATTGTATGGAATGGTGTGAATGCTGTGCAGGGAGCGCAGTGTCTATA TGTTTTTCTTCATGCTATCTTTCcttccatcgccaacatTCCCGACATTATGGGCTCTAAATCCGCCCTCAACTCGGCTCAAAtgctttgcttcttcctctacTG GCTTATTAACTGCGCCTTTCTCTTCGTCCCCGTCCCGCGCATGAGGAAGCTCGTCCACATCAAGGTTGCCGTCTACTTCGCCGCCACCATCGCCTTCGTGGCATGGACACTATCACTCTCCGGCAGCGTTCGCAAGACCTTGACTGAGCCATCAACCGTCAAAGGCTCCGAAAAGTCCTGGTTGatcctcaagttcttcttcctcggaCTTGCCAGTTGCGGCACTTTTATTTCCAACGCATCTGATCTGCAACGTTATGCCTCTAAGCCTAACGATGTCATTGCCGGTCAGGTTTTCAGTTTTCCCATGTCCAACTTCTTGGTCGGCGTGTTTGGCAACTTAATCGCGGCTGCAAGCAAGGGGATCTTTGGCGAGGTCATCTGGAATCCGCTTACGACACTGGACATGCTCATGCAGGGTGATCGCCATACATCTGCGAATCGCGCGGGCTGTGCATTGATCTCTTTCGCTTATGTCTACTCTACTGTCTTCTCAGCTATTTTTGAGAATTCTATTCC CGCCGGAAACGACATCGCAGCTCTCATGCCCAAATACATTACAGTGAAGCGTGGCTTCTTTATCTGTGCAG TTATCTCATACGCAATTTGCCCATGGTACCTGCTTTCATCTGCAGCCGTGttcatcaacttcctcaGCTCATACCAGATATTCCTTAGCGCCATCACAGGTATTCTTATCTGCGACTACTACTTCCTCAGACGCGGCCTCTTCGATATACCCATGCTTTATTCAGGGCACAAGGACTCTACCTACCACTTCTTCCACGGCTTTAATCTCAGAGCGTTTGCCGTCTACTTAATTGCCGTTGCACCCAACTTCTATGGATTCCTCTACCAAATGGGTGTTAGCGCACCATTGGGTATTCAGCGGTTCTATTATGTTGCTTATCCTGTAGGACTCTTCTTGGCGTTTGGAAGCTTTTGGTTGATAAACACACTCTTCCCGAGTAAGAATATTCCAAAGGTCTCGGGGTGGCATGAACCTAGGGACTTTGTGGAGACCCATGATGGTACCTTTGTCAATGTTGTGATTGACTCGTCTGATGCTGCCTCCGGGGATCAGGAGATGGGTAACGCTCAGAAGTCTGCCACGGAGAAGTATTGA